From a region of the Castanea sativa cultivar Marrone di Chiusa Pesio chromosome 10, ASM4071231v1 genome:
- the LOC142613978 gene encoding tubulin beta-1 chain, with amino-acid sequence MREILHIQAGQCGNQIGGKFWEVMCDEHGIDATGRYVGDSHLQIERVNVYYNEASGGRYVPRAVLMDLEPGTMDSLRTGPYGKLFRPDNFVFGQNGAGNNWAKGHYTEGAELIDSVLDVVRKEAENCDCLQGFQICHSLGGGTGSGMGTLLISKIREEYPDRMMLTFSVFPSPKVSDTVVEPYNATLSVHQLVENADECMVLDNEALYDICFRTLKLTNPSFGDLNHLISTTMSGVTCCLRFPGQLNSDLRKLAVNLIPFPRLHFFMVGFAPLTARGSQQYRALTIPELTQQMWDAKNMMCAADPRHGRYLTASAMFRGKMSTKEVDEQMINVQNKNSSYFVEWIPNNVKSSVCDIPPTGLSMSSTFMGNSTSIQEMFRRVSEQFTVMFRRKAFLHWYTGEGMDEMEFTEAESNMNDLVSEYQQYQDAAAAEEEGEEEYDEEGVEN; translated from the exons atgagagaaattctGCACATACAAGCTGGGCAATGTGGCAACCAAATTGGTGGCAAATTCTGGGAGGTTATGTGTGATGAACATGGCATTGATGCCACAGGAAGATATGTTGGTGATTCCCACCTTCAAATTGAAAGAGTGAATGTTTACTACAATGAAGCAAGTGGTGGTCGCTATGTACCTAGAGCTGTGTTAATGGACCTTGAGCCAGGGACCATGGATAGCTTGCGTACTGGTCCATATGGGAAATTATTTAGGCCTGATAATTTTGTTTTCGGCCAAAATGGGGCTGGAAATAATTGGGCTAAAGGGCATTATACTGAGGGAGCTGAATTGATCGATTCTGTTCTTGATGTTGTTCGTAAAGAGGCTGAGAATTGTGATTGCTTACAAG GTTTCCAGATTTGCCATTCACTGGGAGGTGGGACCGGGTCTGGGATGGGGACACTACTGATATCAAAGATCAGGGAAGAATACCCTGATAGGATGATGTTGACTTTTTCAGTGTTCCCCTCCCCTAAGGTTTCTGACACTGTGGTTGAGCCTTACAATGCCACCCTCTCTGTGCACCAGCTAGTTGAAAATGCTGATGAGTGCATGGTACTTGACAATGAAGCGCTTTATGATATTTGTTTCCGAACCCTCAAGCTCACAAATCCAAGCT TTGGTGATCTCAACCATTTGATTTCAACAACCATGAGTGGAGTAACATGTTGCCTCCGCTTCCCTGGCCAACTCAACTCTGATCTACGCAAACTGGCCGTGAATTTGATCCCCTTCCCACGTCTCCACTTCTTTATGGTTGGTTTTGCACCCTTAACCGCTCGTGGCTCCCAACAATACCGTGCACTAACCATCCCTGAGCTCACTCAACAAATGTGGGATGCCAAAAACATGATGTGTGCCGCTGATCCACGCCACGGAAGGTACCTAACTGCCTCAGCTATGTTCCGCGGCAAAATGAGCACTAAGGAAGTTGATGAACAAATGATAAATGTACAAAACAAGAACTCCTCCTACTTTGTTGAGTGGATTCCTAATAATGTTAAATCAAGTGTTTGTGACATTCCACCAACTGGGTTATCAATGTCTTCCACATTCATGGGGAATTCCACATCCATTCAAGAAATGTTTAGGCGTGTTTCTGAGCAATTCACCGTCATGTTTAGGAGAAAGGCATTTTTGCATTGGTACACAGGGGAAGGAATGGATGAGATGGAGTTCACAGAGGCTGAAAGTAATATGAATGATTTGGTGTCGGAGTATCAGCAATACCAAGATGCAGCTGCTGCGGAGGAGGAGGGTGAAGAGGAGTATGATGAAGAGGGAGTGGAGAATTAA